A window of the Arachis duranensis cultivar V14167 chromosome 5, aradu.V14167.gnm2.J7QH, whole genome shotgun sequence genome harbors these coding sequences:
- the LOC107489443 gene encoding uncharacterized protein LOC107489443, translating to MFQDIGKLQEVSQTVSQASLITKYIYNHCYPLFLMRKFTGGREILRPAPTRFATNFIALQSILAQKDPLRAMLTSPLVHVLRIVDSEDRPAMGYLYQAIYKAREEMVRRFQKRKKVVDPYLKILDTRWDAQLKRNLHAAGYWLNPAFRFNAGEFENHKETISGLLDVIEKYAYDDPVLRSKLTSEKRLFKNAEKDFGRPSAIRERTTVMPDQWWESYGCGAPNLQKLAIRVLSQTCSSSGCERNWSIFEHIHSKKRNRLEHQKLNDLVYVHYNLRLQQRNQMRNQVYDPICLDAFEDHSEWILEDSPPFLTPEEIDALRNDLANMSLQSPLDDLDQLDLEDDREDDGANNSVENANQNETNQDVAPHLSDEEQLANFKITPWI from the exons ATGTTTCAAGATATTGGGAAGTTGCAAGAAGTGAGTCAAACTGTGTCACAAGCTTCACTGATCACTAAGTATATCTATAATCATTGCTATCCACTGTTCTTGATGAGAAAGTTTACAGGTGGGCGGGAAATACTTCGTCCAGCTCCAACTCGGTTTGCTACTAATTTCATTGCTTTGCAAAGTATTTTAGCTCAAAAGGATCCTCTGAGAGCTATG CTTACTTCGCCACTTGTTCATGTTTTACGTATTGTGGATAGTGAAGACAGACCTGCCATGGGTTATCTTTATCAAGCTATTTATAAGGCTAGAGAAGAAATGGTGAGGAggtttcaaaaaagaaagaaggttgTTGATCCTTATCTGAAGATTTTGGATACCCGTTGGGATGCACAACTTAAGAGAAATCTTCATGCCGCTGGTTATTGGTTAAATCCAGCTTTTCGATTTAATGCtggagaatttgaaaatcacaAAGAAACGATTTCTGGCTTGTTGGATGTCATTGAGAAATATGCTTATGATGATCCTGTATTGAGATCTAAACTGACAAGTGAGAAGAGGCTCTTTAAGAATGCTGAGAAAGATTTTGGAAGACCCTCTGCAATACGTGAACGAACCACTGTTATGCCAG atCAATGGTGGGAATCTTATGGTTGTGGAGCACCAAATTTGCAAAAGTTGGCTATTCGTGTTTTAAGCCAGACTTGTAGCTCTTCAGGTTGTGAGCGTAACTGGAGTATTTTTGAACACATTCACTCAAAGAAGAGGAATCGGCTAGAGCATCAAAAACTAAATGATCTTGTTTATGTTCATTACAACTTAAGGTTACAACAAAG GAACCAAATGAGAAACCAAGTTTATGATCCAATTTGTCTTGATGCATTTGAGGATCATTCGGAATGGATACTGGAAGATTCACCACCATTTTTAACTCCTGAAGAAATTGATGCTTTACGAAATGATCTTGCAAATATGTCTCTTCAATCACCTTTAGATGATTTAG ATCAATTGGATTTGGAAGATGATCGGGAGGATGATGGAGCTAATAATTCTGTGGAAAAtgcaaatcaaaatgaaaccaATCAGGATGTAGCTCCACATTTGTCAGATGAAGAGCAACTTGCCAACTTCAAAATTACTCCTTggatttag